Genomic segment of uncultured Fibrobacter sp.:
GAGTCCGGATTCACCGAGGCTCGCGCAGCTATTTTTCTCGAAGGCGATGCGGTAGAACTTATTCGTCTTGCCTGTCACGCGGTTCGTCTCGCCACAAGTCGTGCGGCACCAAGTACGCCCTTGCTTGTTCGCCTCGGTCACCGCATTGCGCATTTGCCTAAAATCGTAAGTGCCTTCGGGCACAAGGATTGTCACCGCATCGTTACTCTGCAAGTACTTGCGGATGCTTGCGGAATCGCTCGCGAAAACGATATTGCCGGCAGCGCCGCCCGTCGTAGAAGCACCGAAGCCTTCGGCCTTCACGTTGAACGTGAAAAGCAGAACCGCTGTCGGATCCGTTTCGGCAGAAGTCCAAATCCACTTGGCCTGCGTGTTTGCAGCAAAGCCGGAAAGCGCCGCCCCGCTCGGGAGCTTGTTGCTTGCGTAGTTAAGGGTTGTCGCACCGCCCCACTGGCTAAGGTCGCGGCCCTTGTTTTTCCACGAGTTGTTGCTCACTGCAGGCTTTGATTTCCAACCACTGCCGGAATAGTAAGACTTGTCCAGGTCGTCAATCTGCACCATGACGCCGGGGGCACCTTTACCGTTCACGCCCACGACCGAAATTGCATTTTCACCGGGAAGGAACGTCATCGGCACAAAGCGCACGCGGCCCGCCTGGTTGTCCTGTGCAAGGAGAGCGCCATTGTGGTAAAGTCTGTAGCCGCCATCGGCCACAATCCAGATACCCGGACCTTCGCCTGCGTTATAAGTCGCGGCAACCAACTGCGAACTGACCTTGTCACCACCGCCATAAGCCGATTCCGACGGAAGCGTCACCACCTCTGTCGCCGGAATTGCGGCGGTGGAAATTCCAAAAAGCGAGACAACGCCCGCTAAAGCCAACCCAACATCCTTTTTTACTCCCATTTTTTCCTCTTGTTGTAATATTGCCTTTTATAATCTAATTTTGGCACTTTTGTTTTCAAAACGTTATCCACCAAGCCCATTAATATGTGTTTGTTCATTGACAACGATTGTAAAAGCTCCTTTTACGCAAAAAAAATACACTCCTATCGGAGTGCTGGGTAGTTTTTTTGAAATTTAGGGTTGTCCGTAGACTACGACCAAAAAACGCCGACATGTTTCCATTTTTAATGTATTTTATACACAATAATAATAAAATTTTACTTTACATTTGCAAATATTTATCTAACTTTAGCAATATGAACAATGTTTCCACAATTAGTGTATTTATGTATTTTGATTACCGGGATTATATCCGGGCCGTCGTGGAAGCATTGCAATCCAGAGGGCAATCCATCCGTTCCATTCAAGAAAGCGCCGGAGTCTCGGGTTCCGCCTTCTTCAACCGCATTCTGGACGGATCCCGCCCGCTTTCTGCTGCAAACGCAAAGACGCTCGCCAAAGCCTGGGGGCTTTCCGATGAAGAATCCGAATACTTTCTGACGCTAGTCCGCTTCGGCAACGAAAAGAACGTGGACGAACGCGAAAACTTGCTCAAGAAACTCCTCGCCGTACGCGCAAAAAATCAGGAATACGAACTCCAGGATTCCGCCCTCAAGTTCTTTTCGAAGTGGTACTACCCCGTCTTGCGCGACTTGTTGCCGCTCCTCCCCGCAAACACCCCTGCCGAAAAAATCGGCCGGATGTTCACGCCCGCGCTTCGCGCCCCGCAAGTGCAAAGCGGAATCAAGTACCTAAAGGAAGCCGGATTCGTTTCTTTGAACGATGACGGAACCTACCATGTCGAGCAACCCACCATCTCGACGCCGCCCCGCGTGCGCTCTACCATTCTGCGCAAATACCATTTAAAGAACCTCGAAGTCAATAGCGAAGTTTACGACCTGTTCTCGAGCGATGACCGCAGCATCACCAGCGTAACCTGTAGCCTTTCCAAGGAAAGTTTCGAAAAGGTTCGCGAAGAAATCGCCAAGCTTCGCGAAAAGATTTTGGCCATGTCCCGCGAAGAAAAGAACCCCGACCGCGTCTGTCATGTCGGATTTCAGCTCGTGAATCGCGCCAAGGTGAAGGAGGGCAAATAATGAAGGTTATTCTCGCCCTTTCGCTTTTCGCAGCCAGCCTCGGCATCGCATTCACCGCCTGCAGCACAAATGAAAATTCTGTCGCAAACGGCACAGGCAGCAACGCCGGCGAAACCGAAATTGCCGGCATCGTTACAGCCACCAATCACGGAATGCCCCTCAAAAACGCCGTCGCCCGTGTATGGATTTTAAACGAGGATTCCATGCTTGTCGCCTACGAAGACTCCCTTGACGACAACGGCATTCTCAAGATTAACTCCGCCGCCTTGAGCGAAAAGAAGGCCCCCGTCCAGCTGCTCGAAATGCGCTCCGGCGATTCGCTTTCCATTATGCGCTGGGTCGACTTTGAACGCAGTCCGGAGCAGAATCTCGCCATCGCCCAAAGCGAAAGCCTGAAAGGCATCATCACCAATAACGGTACCGCCGTTGAAAACGCAACCGTAAGCATTCTAGACCAAACCGTCACCACGGACGCACAAGGATACTTTGAATTCAGCGGCTTGCCTGCAGGCGTGCACTACGCCTTCGTTGAAGGGTATTTCGGCAAATTCTCTTACCAAATGGAAACCGGCCTAAGCGATGGCGCCACGACAAATCACATCAACATCGCCGACAGCATTTTCACCGTTGTCGAAGACTTTGAAAATTGGAAACACAGGCAGACCTTTATCGGCAAGAGTTTTGGACAAGGCTGGTGGTTTATTTGCACCGACTCCCTGCAAGGCGGGAACAGCCGCGTCGCCGAAGGCATCGATAGCGACAAGATTCTCGTTACCGGCGACAGCGCCAAGAGCGGAAGCAGCCTGCACCTGATTTTCAATATCGACCAGGATACTAAAGGCCATTACGGCGTCGCAGGGTTCTCTATCGGCGACGATTTTGATGAAGACGACATGTTCGCGTTCTACGACTTGCGAAGCGCCACCGCCATTTCGTTCGACGCCAAGGGCAGCGGAAAGATTTCGTTGCAAATCACCAAGCGCGGCAACGACGGCAAGCGAGACTTCCACCAGACCGCCTTCGTGACGCTCGGCGGCGAATGGGAACATTTCACTTTTACCGCCGACGATTTCGACACGGAACTTATCGCCGTCAACACCATCAACATCTTGGTGACCGAAGACGCAGAGATTTTCTTGGACAACATTCGCTTTGACGGCATTTCGCCGAGCATGTGGCCAAGCCTCGGAATGCGATTCTAGAATTTTCACATATAGGAGTGTGCTTTATGAAAAAGACAAATATAGGCATAGTAGCCTTGTGCGCTCTCGCTTTTACAAGCAGCGCGTTCGCCACCATTCAACCCACGCGCGTCGGCCCCGTTAGCCAATACGGCGCTTTGCAAAGCGGCAAGAATTCCGCTGGCGAAGGCCGCATTTATGGCAGCGTGCAAGGCGTCAAGGACGGCGCCGAGGTCCAGGTTCGCGGAATGAGCCTCACTTGGAGTCAGTACTGGCCGTACGGCAGCAGTTTTTACGGGAGTTCCTTTATCGACACTTTGGTCGGCTCCTGGAACGTTGAACTCGTCCGCTCTGCCATGGGCGTCGTGCCGCCTTGGGGACACGGAAGCTACATGACCCGCCCCGAATATTTCGAATCGCAAATGGACACCGTGGTTCAAGCCGCTATTCAAAATGACGTTTACGTCTTGATTGACTGGCACAGCGAAGGCGGTTACTACAACTGCATCCACAAGGGAACAAAGCCAAAGTACGAATTCAACGACAACAAGACCTGCTTTACCGCAAACGATGCCGCCGCCTTCTTCGGGCGCATGGCCGAACGCTACGGCAAGTACCCGCATGTCATTTTCGAAATCTACAACGAACCCGTGAGTGAATCCTGGGCAGACCTGAAAGCCTACGCCGACACGGTCATCAGCGCGATCCGCAAACATTCGAAGAACCTGGTAATCGTCGGAACTCCGATGTGGTCTTCGATGGCAGGCGATGCCGTAGCTGCCCCCGTACAAGACGATAACGTCGCCTACACTTACCATTTCTACGCCAACCTGCACCAGACTTCTAGCCACTTGTCCAGTTCCAACAAGGCGATGGAATCCGGCCTTAGCGTATTCGTAACGGAATGGGGCGGCATCGATGAAATCTTCACCAAGGAAGCCCACAAGACCGAACTCGAGAAATTCCTCGCATGGACCAACGAGAAGAAAATTTCTTGCGCCAAGTGGGATGTCGAAAAGCCCTTCCTCGAAAACAACGATGTCGATAACTACATCAAAGAAAACATTTTGCCCGCAAAGACCACCTACCAGAAAAATCTGAATTGGGAAACCGAAATCAGCGACAAGTTGCCCAACTTGATTACATACGGCGCCGGCACCGATATTCCGGGCAAGTGGAGCAGCACCAGCGACATTGACGACTACGGCGACGAACAGGGCGACAAGGGAAACTCCACCTTTACCGACAACTCTACCGAAACTACCGTGAAAATGGACAACATGAAGCTTGACACCGTCGGCACCGGCTTTGATTACGCCCCGTACATTCGCGCAGAATACGCGTTCGACGGCGAGCCCGATTTGTCCAAGTGCAAAATGGTTAGCTACCGCTACAAAGGAGCAAACCACCAGTTTATCCTCTACTACGATTGGAACGCCAGTATCGATGTCTTTGGCGAAGGCGCCTGGGACTACCCCTTTGTCGAAATGCCGTATGCACCCGAATGGGAAACGGTCTACGTGGATTTAGGCTGGATGATGAGTAATGGCTGGCAGGCAGCACTCCCGCTGACCCCGGTTCTTTCGGCGGCGACCGCGTTCCGCTTTAATGTAACAAACGATTTTTTTGACACCTCGCTTTGGGTCGAAAACATCAAGTGCATCGAAAGCGTCGAGGGCTATACACCTGTAAAAATTCCCACAAACACAGACGCCGTCCAAACGCAGACCGCAAAGGCGAATTACCGCATAAACACCAACGGTTTGAACATTATCGCCACCGGCATCAAGAACGGTACGCATTACTCGCTTTCGAACATCCTCGGACAAACACTACGTTCCGGCATCGCAAACGCAAGCAGCATTAAGCTAAGCGCACCGCAGGCAGGCCGCTACATTCTCCGCATCGGCAATTCCGTCCACCCGATTTCAATCAAGTAAGCAAAAGCCTTTCCCCGATACAAAAGGGAGCAAAAGAGCCTCGGCATCCGCCGAGGCATCTTTATTTGGTTAATCGATAATTTGAATTCCTTCGAATACGATTTCATCTATTTCCAGGAAAGATCCGTTATAGATAAAGATGCTGAATATGCCAATTTCGCTTGAGATTTCGTCCCACAAAACTTGATAATTCTTACTGTCCACGATTTCTTCGCCTAGGCGTAAGACCAGTTCGGTCCATTCATCGCTCGCCTTCGTAAACCAAAACGCCTTATTGTAGTTGTTATTCTCGATTTGGCGGTAATGTTCAAGCGCAACGGCAAACATGCAGTCACCGCGAACTTTCAGTCGGAGGGCCGTGAGCGCACTCAGGTCGTAATAACCCGTATCGAGGCCAAGACGCGTCCCGAGCATGACATAGCCCGTATCCTGGATGGTAAACTTTAACGAGAGATATTTGCCACGGGCTCCGTCATCTACGAGCGCCCCTGCAAAACCACCCGCGCTGTCGGGGCTTTCAAAGGACGCCCCCTTGTGCGGTATGTAGTACCAACCGTAATTCGGGTATTTCTTTGCCAGATTGTTCAGGTTGTCGCCGTCGTCAAAATCCTCGAAAACGTATTCGTGAGACAAATCCTGGAACCACAGGAGCGTGTCAACAGAAGTGCCCGCGTCAAGCGAAATATCGCCAACGGGCTGACTATTCGCGACAATGGTATATAGACCCGCCGGAACATGCGAGAATACGAAATCGTTTCCATCATTTTTGGCGCAATAGGGAGTCGCATCAAGCATCAAGGAACAGCCCAAGACAGTAGAATCGGAAGCGGCCGCCCCGGTACGCACCGTAAGCGATACGGACGGCAAGAGTTCTACTTCTTTCGCAGAAGAATCTGCCGCATTGATTTTAGTCCACACCATAAGCGAGGAATCCTCGCCAGCAATTCCCTCGACATAGCACCTTGCATTCTGGCACTGATCCAGCCGAGTCTCGAACTGTACCTTTCCGGAATCATCTGCCGTGGCGGTTTCGAGCGCAGTGACATAGGACGGGAGGAACACCGTTATATCTTCGGACGGGCTTTCCGCAGAAGCGGCTCTAGGACGCTGGTACAAGGTAACACGCGCCTGCGGAATCGGCCTGTGAACTCCATCAAGCGCAACGACCGCAATCCCGTTCGTCGTTTCGCTCGTGGCTCCGGCAGTTTCAGGGCCGCTGTCGGAACAGCCCGAAAACGCCGCCAGAATCAGGCCGAGCGCGAAATAAAATAATTTATGAATCCTAAACACCTGGAACATTTTTACCGTTCTTCCTTTTTCATCATCGGGAATAACTGGAAATTTAATTGATAAACGCTGTCGCAAATTTGCGACGGCATCGCATTAACCACATTTACGATGGATTTTCGCGTTTCGGCGAGGATATCGCGGATTTTTTGGATCTGTTTTGAGTCAAGCGCCATGGTGAGCGTGCTGATATCGCGCTTTTCCTTCGGCGTGTTGGCTATCGAGTCGCGCGCCAGTTCCGCAATACGTCCCTGGTAGTCGCTAATGGTGGCACTCAGCCAGTGTTCCTGCGTGCGGAGATGCGCCTCGGTGGGTTCCACGCGGCCATCCTTGCGTTGGCGGGCAAGTCCCAACTGCAGCAACGCCTCGACCGCTTTTTCAACCTGCGTAGCGGTAAGTTTCGGAATGCATGTCTCGGCGAGTGCGGCGGCATTTTGCGGGCCCCGATAATCAAATACGTCGAGTGCCGAGCGAATCATCGGATAGTACCACTGTTGAAAATAACGGTAGCGAGCCTCATCAAGTTCGCGGCAAGCAGCGGGGCGCATTTTCTGGAGTATTTCAAAATGTTTGCGCACCTCTTCGTCGGTCTTTGCCTTGCCGTAAGCGACCATTTCGCGGAAATATTCAGCCTTCGCCTCTTTGAAACGGAACAATTCAACGAATGGTTCAACACCTTTCGAAGACACATGACGCTTACCCTGCAAGATTTTCACCAAGAGACTTGCGTCCATGTCCACAGCAGACGCAAAGACCCGATAGCTGAAGGTCGGATCGAGCGACTTTTCGAGTTCGTAAAAGTCCTGCAGGAATTTACGGTAGTCGGTGTAATCGTATATGTTGATTTTGTTTCTTGCGAACATGGTTGACCCGTCCCAATAATATAGTTTCTATTATCAAAATAATCTATTTTCGCAACTGCTTTTTAATGTTTTTTTTCGGAGTTGTTGACATTTTTGTCCACGCCCGCCCCAAAAAAAACTCCTCGAAATGCATTCACAAACATAAATTTAGGGTACAATGGTGTATCAAGGAGTTTGAATGTTTAAAAGAAATACAGTCGCAATTCTTGCGGCAACCCTCGCAACAACCGCATTTGCAACCAAGTACGAAGCTGAATCGGCAACCGTCTCAACCGAGGCAAAAATTGTCAACAGCAGCGAAGTCTCGGGCACAGGCTATGCAAGCCTCCAAGAAGGCAACATTACCTTCGCGGGAGTCACTGTCGAATCGGCAGGCAAATACACGCTCACTATCCGCTACAAGGCGGGCGATTTTAAGGCAAACTATCTCAAGGTGAATGGTGCCACCGCAGGCACGATTGACTTTGCGGCAACGACCGGGTGGGCAGACATCACGACCGCCGTAACGCTCAAGGCAGGTGCAAATACCGTCGCTATTGAAAAATACTGGGGTTGGATCGACGTGGACTACATCGACATTTCTGCCTACGAATCAAAGCCCTTCAAGCTCTCCGCAAGCCCGGTCACCCCGAACGCGACCGAAAACGCAGTAAAGCTCTACAGTTTCTTGCGTGAAAACTTCGGCAAGAAAACAATTAGCGGAATCATGACCGGCGACATGAGCGGATACACGCTGGGCGCCGATTTCAAGACCCACGACGATGTAAAGTACATCTACACGCGCACGGGCAAGTACCCGGCGCTCGTCGGTCTCGACTTCCTTTTTGCAACAGGCCCGAACGCTTCCGGTAGCTGGAACATGGAATACACCGACAAGGCGATTTCTATAGCGAAGGGTCTCTGGAAAGCAGGCGGTATCCCTGCATTCACCTGGCACTGGAAGGATCCCCTCGACAAGAAGGACGCCTTCTACATCCAGAGTGCGGCAGGGACCAACGAATATACGGACTTCGACTTCTCTACCGGATTCAAGAGCGGCACCACCGAATGGGACACCGAAAGTGCGGCCTACAAGGGAATTATCGCTGACATTGACCATATTGCCGATTACTTCCTCGAACTGCAGAAAGATGGCGTTGCAGGCATTTTCCGTCCCCTGCACGAGGCGGGCGGCAAGTGGTTCTGGTGGAGTATCAATTCGGGCGAGCAGTTCGCGGCCCTCTACCGCCTGGTATTTGACCGCATGGTGAAGGTCAAGGGAGTGAAGAACATGATCTGGGTATTCAACCCCGAAGGTTCTACCGTCACCTCCTGGGATCCGGGCAGCGAATACTACGACGTACTTTCTATAGACATTTACAACAAGGACAACGACCATTCAAGCAACGCGAGCGCCTTTGACAAGTTCAAGAACGCATCGAATTCCACGAAGATTCTTGCACTCAGCGAAAACGGGCCCATTCCCGACGTGAACAACATGCACACCGACGAGGCCGTATGGAGCTGGTGGATGCCGTGGTACAGCACCTGGAGCGGAACCTGGCCCAGCCAGACGAAAGACGCCGTGTGGAAGAGCAACATGGACGACGAACGAATTCTTTCGCTCGAAGACATGCCCGGTTGGGACAAGTACAAACCCAACCAGGATACCTCTACGACGCGTCTTGCAAAGGTATCGCCATTCTACGGCCCTGCAACAACAATCGGCATCTTTGACATGAACGGCCATTACGTGGGAATTTCTACG
This window contains:
- a CDS encoding TIGR02147 family protein codes for the protein MNNVSTISVFMYFDYRDYIRAVVEALQSRGQSIRSIQESAGVSGSAFFNRILDGSRPLSAANAKTLAKAWGLSDEESEYFLTLVRFGNEKNVDERENLLKKLLAVRAKNQEYELQDSALKFFSKWYYPVLRDLLPLLPANTPAEKIGRMFTPALRAPQVQSGIKYLKEAGFVSLNDDGTYHVEQPTISTPPRVRSTILRKYHLKNLEVNSEVYDLFSSDDRSITSVTCSLSKESFEKVREEIAKLREKILAMSREEKNPDRVCHVGFQLVNRAKVKEGK
- a CDS encoding carboxypeptidase-like regulatory domain-containing protein gives rise to the protein MKVILALSLFAASLGIAFTACSTNENSVANGTGSNAGETEIAGIVTATNHGMPLKNAVARVWILNEDSMLVAYEDSLDDNGILKINSAALSEKKAPVQLLEMRSGDSLSIMRWVDFERSPEQNLAIAQSESLKGIITNNGTAVENATVSILDQTVTTDAQGYFEFSGLPAGVHYAFVEGYFGKFSYQMETGLSDGATTNHINIADSIFTVVEDFENWKHRQTFIGKSFGQGWWFICTDSLQGGNSRVAEGIDSDKILVTGDSAKSGSSLHLIFNIDQDTKGHYGVAGFSIGDDFDEDDMFAFYDLRSATAISFDAKGSGKISLQITKRGNDGKRDFHQTAFVTLGGEWEHFTFTADDFDTELIAVNTINILVTEDAEIFLDNIRFDGISPSMWPSLGMRF
- a CDS encoding glycoside hydrolase family 5 protein, translating into MKKTNIGIVALCALAFTSSAFATIQPTRVGPVSQYGALQSGKNSAGEGRIYGSVQGVKDGAEVQVRGMSLTWSQYWPYGSSFYGSSFIDTLVGSWNVELVRSAMGVVPPWGHGSYMTRPEYFESQMDTVVQAAIQNDVYVLIDWHSEGGYYNCIHKGTKPKYEFNDNKTCFTANDAAAFFGRMAERYGKYPHVIFEIYNEPVSESWADLKAYADTVISAIRKHSKNLVIVGTPMWSSMAGDAVAAPVQDDNVAYTYHFYANLHQTSSHLSSSNKAMESGLSVFVTEWGGIDEIFTKEAHKTELEKFLAWTNEKKISCAKWDVEKPFLENNDVDNYIKENILPAKTTYQKNLNWETEISDKLPNLITYGAGTDIPGKWSSTSDIDDYGDEQGDKGNSTFTDNSTETTVKMDNMKLDTVGTGFDYAPYIRAEYAFDGEPDLSKCKMVSYRYKGANHQFILYYDWNASIDVFGEGAWDYPFVEMPYAPEWETVYVDLGWMMSNGWQAALPLTPVLSAATAFRFNVTNDFFDTSLWVENIKCIESVEGYTPVKIPTNTDAVQTQTAKANYRINTNGLNIIATGIKNGTHYSLSNILGQTLRSGIANASSIKLSAPQAGRYILRIGNSVHPISIK
- a CDS encoding CIA30 family protein yields the protein MFQVFRIHKLFYFALGLILAAFSGCSDSGPETAGATSETTNGIAVVALDGVHRPIPQARVTLYQRPRAASAESPSEDITVFLPSYVTALETATADDSGKVQFETRLDQCQNARCYVEGIAGEDSSLMVWTKINAADSSAKEVELLPSVSLTVRTGAAASDSTVLGCSLMLDATPYCAKNDGNDFVFSHVPAGLYTIVANSQPVGDISLDAGTSVDTLLWFQDLSHEYVFEDFDDGDNLNNLAKKYPNYGWYYIPHKGASFESPDSAGGFAGALVDDGARGKYLSLKFTIQDTGYVMLGTRLGLDTGYYDLSALTALRLKVRGDCMFAVALEHYRQIENNNYNKAFWFTKASDEWTELVLRLGEEIVDSKNYQVLWDEISSEIGIFSIFIYNGSFLEIDEIVFEGIQIID
- a CDS encoding TIGR02147 family protein; amino-acid sequence: MFARNKINIYDYTDYRKFLQDFYELEKSLDPTFSYRVFASAVDMDASLLVKILQGKRHVSSKGVEPFVELFRFKEAKAEYFREMVAYGKAKTDEEVRKHFEILQKMRPAACRELDEARYRYFQQWYYPMIRSALDVFDYRGPQNAAALAETCIPKLTATQVEKAVEALLQLGLARQRKDGRVEPTEAHLRTQEHWLSATISDYQGRIAELARDSIANTPKEKRDISTLTMALDSKQIQKIRDILAETRKSIVNVVNAMPSQICDSVYQLNFQLFPMMKKEER
- a CDS encoding glycosyl hydrolase; amino-acid sequence: MFKRNTVAILAATLATTAFATKYEAESATVSTEAKIVNSSEVSGTGYASLQEGNITFAGVTVESAGKYTLTIRYKAGDFKANYLKVNGATAGTIDFAATTGWADITTAVTLKAGANTVAIEKYWGWIDVDYIDISAYESKPFKLSASPVTPNATENAVKLYSFLRENFGKKTISGIMTGDMSGYTLGADFKTHDDVKYIYTRTGKYPALVGLDFLFATGPNASGSWNMEYTDKAISIAKGLWKAGGIPAFTWHWKDPLDKKDAFYIQSAAGTNEYTDFDFSTGFKSGTTEWDTESAAYKGIIADIDHIADYFLELQKDGVAGIFRPLHEAGGKWFWWSINSGEQFAALYRLVFDRMVKVKGVKNMIWVFNPEGSTVTSWDPGSEYYDVLSIDIYNKDNDHSSNASAFDKFKNASNSTKILALSENGPIPDVNNMHTDEAVWSWWMPWYSTWSGTWPSQTKDAVWKSNMDDERILSLEDMPGWDKYKPNQDTSTTRLAKVSPFYGPATTIGIFDMNGHYVGISTQGLPQGRYIVRQRIQGRRLNAVYIKK